A window from Ignavibacteriota bacterium encodes these proteins:
- a CDS encoding response regulator: MKSKILIIEDDLVLSNNLSTLLIEEGFEVFHAENGEIGILKAIKDQPDLIICDIMMTGIDGFEVKKVLNENENTFDIPLIFLTAKAEIADLRKGMDLGAEDYLFKPYKAEELLEIINLRIEKKRKIIAKVVDKQTTEFGSSQSKDSIFVNIGTEYKIIKFTSIKAILASNQYSNILLDNNKTILIRKSLGEWEKILPKRIFMRIHRSTIINTDFITRIEKFNTNMLKVFLQNDEEPYLISRRNASNLKAKF, encoded by the coding sequence ATGAAATCGAAAATTTTAATTATTGAAGATGATTTAGTTTTATCAAATAATTTAAGCACGCTTTTAATTGAAGAAGGATTTGAAGTTTTTCATGCAGAAAATGGTGAAATAGGAATTCTTAAAGCAATTAAAGACCAACCGGATTTAATAATTTGCGATATTATGATGACCGGAATTGACGGTTTTGAAGTAAAAAAAGTTTTAAATGAAAATGAAAACACTTTTGATATTCCTCTCATATTTCTTACTGCAAAAGCAGAAATTGCCGATCTGCGGAAAGGAATGGATTTAGGCGCCGAAGATTATTTATTCAAACCGTATAAAGCTGAAGAACTTTTAGAAATAATTAATTTAAGAATTGAAAAGAAAAGAAAAATTATTGCAAAAGTTGTTGATAAACAAACAACAGAATTTGGTAGCTCACAAAGCAAAGATTCAATATTTGTAAATATTGGAACAGAATATAAAATTATTAAATTTACATCAATTAAAGCAATTCTTGCAAGTAATCAATACAGCAACATACTTTTGGATAATAACAAAACAATTCTGATAAGAAAATCTCTCGGCGAGTGGGAAAAAATATTACCAAAAAGAATTTTTATGCGTATTCATAGATCAACAATAATTAACACTGATTTTATTACTAGGATTGAAAAATTTAATACAAATATGTTAAAAGTTTTTCTACAAAACGATGAAGAGCCATATCTGATAAGCCGAAGGAACGCCTCAAATTTAAAAGCAAAGTTTTAA
- a CDS encoding PAS domain S-box protein, with product MKTTRKTSNKKIGTSNSKTTDAKLKSIISAAPIGIGMVINRVIQEVNDFFCRMIGYERDELLGKNSRIIYPSDEEYNFVGREKYDQIKGNGIGSVQTKFKRKTGEIINVMLSSMPVDKSDYSKGMIFTVEDITEKIKIENELKQSEEKFRKAFFTSPDAVNINRLKDGIYLSVNDNFLQMTGYNEKEVIGKSSIELNIWNNPKDREKLVKTLLANGIVENLEAEFKMKSGEIRFGLMSASVIKIDDDDCILSITRDITERKNVEQNLKVSEQNYEQIIHGMLDMVFVINMNGEIVDANDSALETLGYTKDEMLKLHVTDFDSSLKREEIQELIEKLPSEKIQFFETIHLTKNNKLIPVEIQSTIITYHGEKAILSIARNISKRKKAEEKLKISEENLKTFFNNVDLLIFILDENGNIIEINNTVEERLGYKKEELLNKTVLAVHPPEKEKEVLEIVREMLEGYREICPIPLLTKSGKYIPVETTVKKGTWNEKPAFFGITKDISKLKLSEDKFAKAFHNNPAISGFSDLKTGKYIEVNKTFYNKLGYSPEEVIGKRASEVVKLDFDFRDKTLDELKKNKFVENVESVIHKKDGTPLDVLLTAEIVDIEDKTYNFTTAVDITELKKSQNNLVISEENLKTFFHTVDSFVFILDENKNIIEVNETVENRLGFNRNELFNKNITFVHPKNREKEVIVKIDEMLDGTRKECLVPLLTKDKKIIQVETHVVKGIWNAKPAIFEISKDISDLIVSEQKFARAFHNNPAISGLAEFDTGKIIEVNKTFYDKLGFLPEEILGKDVETLEIFDKDFLRTTNDLIFNSSSYLKNIETLLFTKSKKPIYVILSAEVIEIEDKKYIYAFALDITERKLHEKEIQQSQERYHKFFEDDLTADFLISPNGEMLDCNPAFIKMLGFKTLEESLRTNFNSLFSSNKSYNEFIKTIGKMKKLYNYELKLKRKDGKGIFVVGNIISEFDEEGTLFQYKGYLRDVTDSKMIEQQLEKYRIHLEDLVKKRTELLENEITRRIKAETKVKSALEKERELNQLKSTFMSTVSHEFRTPLTSIYSSVELIERYSDKWEKSKTFDHYKRIKNSIEHLTQMLEEVLKLNRSENSKIVFNPENTELEIFCKNIAKDFEPILANEQKLNFSFTLKQKNYFVDRSLLKIILSNLISNAVKFSPQNGEIDFEISEQKSKIKFIIKDRGIGISEVDIEKIFNPFYRSNKVSTIAGSGLGLSIAKSYVEIHKGKIEVESKLNKGTTFTLLIPKKNAK from the coding sequence ATGAAAACCACCCGCAAAACATCAAACAAAAAAATCGGTACATCAAATTCCAAAACAACCGATGCAAAATTAAAAAGTATTATTTCTGCCGCGCCTATTGGAATTGGAATGGTTATTAACAGAGTAATTCAAGAAGTAAATGATTTTTTCTGTAGAATGATTGGATATGAAAGAGATGAATTGTTGGGCAAGAATTCTAGAATTATTTATCCATCTGATGAAGAATACAATTTTGTTGGAAGAGAAAAATACGATCAAATTAAAGGTAATGGTATTGGTAGTGTTCAAACAAAATTTAAAAGAAAAACCGGTGAAATAATAAATGTAATGTTAAGCTCAATGCCGGTTGATAAAAGTGATTATTCAAAAGGAATGATTTTTACAGTTGAAGATATTACTGAAAAAATTAAAATAGAAAATGAATTAAAACAAAGTGAAGAAAAATTTAGAAAAGCATTTTTTACAAGTCCGGATGCGGTAAATATAAATAGACTAAAAGATGGAATATATTTATCAGTAAACGACAATTTTTTACAAATGACGGGCTACAATGAAAAAGAAGTTATTGGTAAATCATCAATAGAATTAAACATTTGGAATAATCCGAAAGATAGAGAAAAATTAGTAAAGACTTTGCTGGCAAATGGAATTGTAGAAAACCTTGAAGCAGAATTTAAAATGAAAAGTGGTGAGATAAGATTTGGATTAATGTCTGCTTCAGTAATAAAGATTGATGATGATGATTGTATTCTTTCAATCACTAGAGATATTACCGAAAGAAAAAATGTTGAACAAAATCTAAAAGTTAGTGAACAAAATTACGAACAAATTATCCATGGTATGCTGGATATGGTTTTCGTAATTAATATGAATGGTGAAATAGTTGATGCAAATGATTCGGCATTAGAAACATTGGGTTATACAAAAGATGAAATGCTCAAATTACATGTAACCGATTTTGATTCTTCGCTGAAGCGTGAAGAAATTCAAGAATTGATTGAAAAACTTCCATCTGAAAAAATTCAATTTTTTGAAACAATTCATTTAACAAAAAATAACAAATTAATTCCGGTTGAAATTCAATCAACTATAATTACGTATCATGGAGAAAAAGCAATTTTAAGTATTGCAAGAAATATTTCTAAAAGAAAAAAGGCGGAAGAAAAACTTAAAATAAGTGAAGAAAATTTAAAAACATTTTTCAATAATGTTGATTTACTGATTTTCATTCTTGATGAAAATGGAAATATTATTGAAATAAATAATACAGTTGAGGAAAGATTAGGATACAAAAAAGAAGAATTGCTTAACAAAACAGTTTTGGCAGTTCATCCGCCAGAAAAAGAAAAAGAAGTTTTGGAAATTGTTAGAGAAATGCTGGAAGGATATCGAGAAATTTGTCCAATTCCGTTATTAACAAAATCCGGAAAATATATTCCCGTTGAAACCACTGTTAAAAAAGGTACTTGGAACGAAAAACCAGCATTTTTTGGAATTACAAAAGATATTTCAAAATTAAAATTATCCGAAGATAAATTTGCAAAAGCATTTCATAATAATCCCGCAATAAGCGGCTTTAGTGATTTGAAAACCGGGAAATATATTGAAGTAAACAAAACTTTTTATAATAAACTCGGATATTCTCCCGAAGAAGTAATTGGAAAACGTGCTTCAGAAGTTGTAAAATTAGATTTTGATTTTAGAGATAAAACTCTTGATGAGTTAAAGAAAAATAAATTTGTTGAAAATGTAGAATCCGTAATTCACAAAAAAGACGGAACTCCGCTCGATGTTTTGTTAACCGCAGAAATTGTAGACATTGAAGATAAAACATACAACTTCACAACTGCTGTTGATATTACCGAACTTAAAAAATCTCAAAATAATTTAGTAATTAGTGAAGAAAACCTGAAAACTTTTTTCCACACAGTAGATTCTTTTGTATTCATTTTAGATGAAAATAAAAATATTATAGAAGTAAACGAAACCGTTGAAAATAGATTGGGTTTTAACCGAAACGAATTATTTAACAAAAATATTACTTTTGTTCATCCGAAGAATAGAGAAAAAGAAGTAATTGTTAAAATTGATGAAATGCTTGATGGCACAAGAAAAGAATGTTTGGTTCCTTTATTAACAAAAGATAAAAAAATAATTCAAGTTGAAACACACGTTGTAAAGGGAATTTGGAATGCCAAACCGGCAATTTTTGAAATTAGCAAAGATATTTCTGATTTAATTGTTTCCGAGCAAAAATTTGCAAGAGCATTTCATAATAATCCCGCAATTTCTGGATTGGCTGAATTTGATACCGGAAAAATTATTGAAGTAAATAAAACCTTTTATGATAAACTTGGATTTCTTCCTGAAGAAATTCTTGGGAAAGATGTAGAAACATTAGAAATATTTGATAAAGATTTTTTAAGAACTACGAATGATCTAATATTTAACTCTAGTAGTTATCTTAAAAATATTGAAACATTATTATTTACTAAATCCAAAAAACCAATTTATGTAATCTTATCTGCCGAAGTTATAGAAATTGAAGATAAAAAATATATTTATGCATTTGCATTGGATATAACCGAAAGAAAACTTCACGAAAAAGAAATTCAGCAAAGCCAAGAACGTTACCACAAATTTTTTGAAGATGATTTAACTGCCGATTTTCTTATTTCTCCAAACGGAGAAATGTTGGATTGTAATCCTGCATTTATAAAAATGTTAGGATTTAAAACATTAGAAGAATCATTACGCACAAATTTTAATTCACTTTTTTCATCAAACAAAAGTTATAATGAATTTATAAAAACAATTGGAAAGATGAAAAAACTTTACAATTATGAATTAAAACTAAAACGTAAAGATGGAAAAGGAATTTTTGTTGTTGGAAATATAATCAGTGAATTTGATGAAGAAGGAACTTTGTTTCAGTATAAAGGTTATTTAAGAGACGTTACAGATTCCAAAATGATTGAACAGCAATTGGAAAAGTACAGAATTCATCTTGAAGATTTAGTGAAAAAAAGAACTGAATTATTAGAAAATGAAATCACAAGAAGAATTAAAGCAGAAACAAAAGTTAAGTCGGCATTAGAAAAAGAGAGAGAATTAAATCAACTTAAATCAACTTTTATGTCAACAGTTTCTCACGAATTCAGAACTCCGCTAACTTCAATTTATTCTTCTGTTGAACTTATCGAACGATATTCTGATAAGTGGGAAAAAAGTAAAACATTCGATCATTACAAAAGAATTAAAAATTCAATTGAGCATTTAACTCAAATGCTTGAAGAAGTATTAAAACTTAACAGAAGTGAAAATAGTAAAATTGTTTTTAATCCTGAAAATACCGAGCTAGAAATTTTCTGCAAAAACATTGCAAAAGATTTTGAACCAATTTTGGCAAACGAACAAAAATTAAATTTCAGTTTTACGCTTAAACAAAAAAATTATTTTGTTGATAGAAGTCTGCTTAAAATTATTTTAAGCAATTTAATATCTAACGCAGTAAAGTTTTCTCCGCAAAATGGCGAAATAGATTTTGAAATTTCCGAACAAAAAAGTAAAATTAAATTTATAATTAAAGATAGAGGAATTGGAATTTCTGAAGTTGATATAGAAAAAATATTCAATCCGTTTTACAGATCAAACAAAGTTTCAACCATTGCCGGCAGTGGTTTGGGGCTTTCAATTGCAAAAAGCTATGTAGAAATTCACAAAGGTAAAATAGAAGTTGAAAGTAAATTAAACAAAGGAACAACATTCACACTTTTAATTCCTAAAAAAAATGCAAAGTAA